One window of the Eucalyptus grandis isolate ANBG69807.140 chromosome 6, ASM1654582v1, whole genome shotgun sequence genome contains the following:
- the LOC104448280 gene encoding G-type lectin S-receptor-like serine/threonine-protein kinase SD1-1 isoform X1 — protein sequence MLTLPDLIDFWVNKNMSLEECKVECLENCSCTAYANSDARGGGSGCLMWFSDLIDIREFEQDVQNIFIKLSASELDSIQSPVNKKILLTVTVASVISGLLIAGIALSIIWKSRMKRREFVLVGLQSQKEDIDLPLYDFSTIAVATGHFSLTNMIGAGGFGSVYKGNLSMGQEIAVKRLSKGSRQGLEEFMNEVLLIAKLQHRNLVGLLGCCIEGEERMLIYEYMPNKSLDYFIFDDDRSFLLAWKSRFDIVLGIARGLLYLHQDSKLQVIHRDLKTSNILLDADLNPKISDFGLARIFGGNEREASTRRIIGTYGYMSPEYAFDGKFSVKSDVFSLGVVLLEIVSGKKNRGFCHPDHQHNLLGHAWLLWSVSRSLELLHESLCDSFIASQVERCIHVGLLCVQKLPGDRPTMSSVVFMLANEEAILPQPKQPGFFMEREASLIREELYTRNIITITMPEGR from the exons ATGCTGACTCTGCCCGACCTGATAGACTTCTGGGTAAACAAGAACATGAGCCTTGAGGAGTGCAAGGTGGAGTGTCTAGAGAACTGTTCTTGCACAGCTTATGCTAATTCAGAtgcgcgaggaggaggaagcggCTGTCTGATGTGGTTCAGCGATCTCATTGATATAAGAGAATTTGAACAAGATGTACAAAATATCTTCATTAAATTATCTGCTTCTGAGTTAG ATTCCATCCAGAGCCCTGTCAATAAGAAAATACTGTTGACAGTCACGGTGGCTTCAGTCATTTCTGGATTGCTCATAGCAGGTATAGCATTGAGCATTATATGGAAGAGCAGAATGAAAAGAAGAG AGTTTGTCCTCGTAGGCTTACAGAGTCAGAAGGAAGACATTGATTTACCGTTATATGATTTTTCTACCATTGCCGTTGCTACTGGACATTTCTCACTGACCAACATGATTGGAGCGGGTGGCTTTGGTTCAGTCTATAAG GGAAATCTCTCCATGGGTCAAGAAATAGCGGTGAAGAGGCTGTCGAAAGGTTCAAGACAAGGCCTTGAAGAATTTATGAATGAAGTACTGCTAATTGCCAAACTTCAGCATAGGAATCTTGTTGGACTTCTTGGTTGTTGcattgagggagaagaaagaatgttaatatATGAGTACATGCCAAATAAAAGCTTGGATTATTTCATTTTCG ATGATGACAGAAGCTTCTTGTTAGCGTGGAAAAGTCGCTTCGACATAGTTTTAGGAATTGCTAGAGGACTTCTTTATCTTCATCAAGATTCAAAACTGCAAGTCATTCACAGAGATCTCAAAACAAGTAATATTTTGTTAGATGCAGACCTCAATCCTAAAATCTCAGACTTTGGCCTTGCAAGAATCTTTGGAGGCAATGAAAGAGAAGCAAGTACGAGAAGAATCATTGGTACCTA CGGCTACATGTCTCCAGAATATGCTTTTGATGGAAAATTCTCTGTGAAATCCGATGTTTTTAGCCTTGGTGTAGTTTTGCTAGAGATAGTAAGTGGCAAAAAGAACAGAGGGTTTTGCCATCCTGATCATCAACACAACCTTCTTGGGCAT GCATGGTTGCTGTGGAGCGTAAGCAGGTCCTTGGAGCTTTTACATGAATCTCTATGTGACTCCTTCATTGCATCCCAAGTAGAGAGATGCATTCATGTTGGTTTGCTATGTGTCCAAAAACTTCCTGGAGATAGGCCAACAATGTCTTCAGTCGTTTTCATGTTAGCGAATGAGGAAGCAATCTTGCCACAGCCTAAACAACCCGGTTTCTTTATGGAGAGAGAGGCATCTTTAATAAGGGAAGAATTGTACACAAGGAATATCATTACGATCACCATGCCGGAAGGTAGATAA
- the LOC104448280 gene encoding G-type lectin S-receptor-like serine/threonine-protein kinase SD1-1 isoform X2 yields MLTLPDLIDFWVNKNMSLEECKVECLENCSCTAYANSDARGGGSGCLMWFSDLIDIREFEQDVQNIFIKLSASELDSIQSPVNKKILLTVTVASVISGLLIAGIALSIIWKSRMKRRGLQSQKEDIDLPLYDFSTIAVATGHFSLTNMIGAGGFGSVYKGNLSMGQEIAVKRLSKGSRQGLEEFMNEVLLIAKLQHRNLVGLLGCCIEGEERMLIYEYMPNKSLDYFIFDDDRSFLLAWKSRFDIVLGIARGLLYLHQDSKLQVIHRDLKTSNILLDADLNPKISDFGLARIFGGNEREASTRRIIGTYGYMSPEYAFDGKFSVKSDVFSLGVVLLEIVSGKKNRGFCHPDHQHNLLGHAWLLWSVSRSLELLHESLCDSFIASQVERCIHVGLLCVQKLPGDRPTMSSVVFMLANEEAILPQPKQPGFFMEREASLIREELYTRNIITITMPEGR; encoded by the exons ATGCTGACTCTGCCCGACCTGATAGACTTCTGGGTAAACAAGAACATGAGCCTTGAGGAGTGCAAGGTGGAGTGTCTAGAGAACTGTTCTTGCACAGCTTATGCTAATTCAGAtgcgcgaggaggaggaagcggCTGTCTGATGTGGTTCAGCGATCTCATTGATATAAGAGAATTTGAACAAGATGTACAAAATATCTTCATTAAATTATCTGCTTCTGAGTTAG ATTCCATCCAGAGCCCTGTCAATAAGAAAATACTGTTGACAGTCACGGTGGCTTCAGTCATTTCTGGATTGCTCATAGCAGGTATAGCATTGAGCATTATATGGAAGAGCAGAATGAAAAGAAGAG GCTTACAGAGTCAGAAGGAAGACATTGATTTACCGTTATATGATTTTTCTACCATTGCCGTTGCTACTGGACATTTCTCACTGACCAACATGATTGGAGCGGGTGGCTTTGGTTCAGTCTATAAG GGAAATCTCTCCATGGGTCAAGAAATAGCGGTGAAGAGGCTGTCGAAAGGTTCAAGACAAGGCCTTGAAGAATTTATGAATGAAGTACTGCTAATTGCCAAACTTCAGCATAGGAATCTTGTTGGACTTCTTGGTTGTTGcattgagggagaagaaagaatgttaatatATGAGTACATGCCAAATAAAAGCTTGGATTATTTCATTTTCG ATGATGACAGAAGCTTCTTGTTAGCGTGGAAAAGTCGCTTCGACATAGTTTTAGGAATTGCTAGAGGACTTCTTTATCTTCATCAAGATTCAAAACTGCAAGTCATTCACAGAGATCTCAAAACAAGTAATATTTTGTTAGATGCAGACCTCAATCCTAAAATCTCAGACTTTGGCCTTGCAAGAATCTTTGGAGGCAATGAAAGAGAAGCAAGTACGAGAAGAATCATTGGTACCTA CGGCTACATGTCTCCAGAATATGCTTTTGATGGAAAATTCTCTGTGAAATCCGATGTTTTTAGCCTTGGTGTAGTTTTGCTAGAGATAGTAAGTGGCAAAAAGAACAGAGGGTTTTGCCATCCTGATCATCAACACAACCTTCTTGGGCAT GCATGGTTGCTGTGGAGCGTAAGCAGGTCCTTGGAGCTTTTACATGAATCTCTATGTGACTCCTTCATTGCATCCCAAGTAGAGAGATGCATTCATGTTGGTTTGCTATGTGTCCAAAAACTTCCTGGAGATAGGCCAACAATGTCTTCAGTCGTTTTCATGTTAGCGAATGAGGAAGCAATCTTGCCACAGCCTAAACAACCCGGTTTCTTTATGGAGAGAGAGGCATCTTTAATAAGGGAAGAATTGTACACAAGGAATATCATTACGATCACCATGCCGGAAGGTAGATAA
- the LOC104448280 gene encoding G-type lectin S-receptor-like serine/threonine-protein kinase SD1-1 isoform X3, with product MLTLPDLIDFWVNKNMSLEECKVECLENCSCTAYANSDARGGGSGCLMWFSDLIDIREFEQDVQNIFIKLSASELDSIQSPVNKKILLTVTVASVISGLLIAGIALSIIWKSRMKRREFVLVGLQSQKEDIDLPLYDFSTIAVATGHFSLTNMIGAGGFGSVYKGNLSMGQEIAVKRLSKGSRQGLEEFMNEVLLIAKLQHRNLVGLLGCCIEGEERMLIYEYMPNKSLDYFIFDDDRSFLLAWKSRFDIVLGIARGLLYLHQDSKLQVIHRDLKTSNILLDADLNPKISDFGLARIFGGNEREASTRRIIGTYGYMSPEYAFDGKFSVKSDVFSLGVVLLEIVSGKKNRGFCHPDHQHNLLGHVSMVAVERKQVLGAFT from the exons ATGCTGACTCTGCCCGACCTGATAGACTTCTGGGTAAACAAGAACATGAGCCTTGAGGAGTGCAAGGTGGAGTGTCTAGAGAACTGTTCTTGCACAGCTTATGCTAATTCAGAtgcgcgaggaggaggaagcggCTGTCTGATGTGGTTCAGCGATCTCATTGATATAAGAGAATTTGAACAAGATGTACAAAATATCTTCATTAAATTATCTGCTTCTGAGTTAG ATTCCATCCAGAGCCCTGTCAATAAGAAAATACTGTTGACAGTCACGGTGGCTTCAGTCATTTCTGGATTGCTCATAGCAGGTATAGCATTGAGCATTATATGGAAGAGCAGAATGAAAAGAAGAG AGTTTGTCCTCGTAGGCTTACAGAGTCAGAAGGAAGACATTGATTTACCGTTATATGATTTTTCTACCATTGCCGTTGCTACTGGACATTTCTCACTGACCAACATGATTGGAGCGGGTGGCTTTGGTTCAGTCTATAAG GGAAATCTCTCCATGGGTCAAGAAATAGCGGTGAAGAGGCTGTCGAAAGGTTCAAGACAAGGCCTTGAAGAATTTATGAATGAAGTACTGCTAATTGCCAAACTTCAGCATAGGAATCTTGTTGGACTTCTTGGTTGTTGcattgagggagaagaaagaatgttaatatATGAGTACATGCCAAATAAAAGCTTGGATTATTTCATTTTCG ATGATGACAGAAGCTTCTTGTTAGCGTGGAAAAGTCGCTTCGACATAGTTTTAGGAATTGCTAGAGGACTTCTTTATCTTCATCAAGATTCAAAACTGCAAGTCATTCACAGAGATCTCAAAACAAGTAATATTTTGTTAGATGCAGACCTCAATCCTAAAATCTCAGACTTTGGCCTTGCAAGAATCTTTGGAGGCAATGAAAGAGAAGCAAGTACGAGAAGAATCATTGGTACCTA CGGCTACATGTCTCCAGAATATGCTTTTGATGGAAAATTCTCTGTGAAATCCGATGTTTTTAGCCTTGGTGTAGTTTTGCTAGAGATAGTAAGTGGCAAAAAGAACAGAGGGTTTTGCCATCCTGATCATCAACACAACCTTCTTGGGCATGTAA GCATGGTTGCTGTGGAGCGTAAGCAGGTCCTTGGAGCTTTTACATGA
- the LOC104451488 gene encoding G-type lectin S-receptor-like serine/threonine-protein kinase SD1-1 codes for MGEKETRVCERLGGLNSKERQLGHFSNEIFSEDDDDKSFFLVWKSRFNIVLGIARGLLYLHQDSKLQVIHKDLKTSNILLDADLNPKISDFGLARIFGGNEREARTRRIVGTYGYMSPEYAFDGKFSVESDVFSLGVVLLEIVSGKRNRGFRHLDHQHNILGHVSKYGMVVQTHVF; via the exons ATGGGTGAAAAAGAGACGAGGGTTTGTGAGAGACTTGGCGGATTAAATTCCAAAGAGAGGCAACTTGGTCATTTTAGCAATGAGATATTTTCAGAGGATG ATGATGACAAAAGCTTTTTTTTAGTGTGGAAAAGTCGCTTCAACATAGTTTTAGGAATTGCGAGAGGACTTCTTTATCTTCATCAAGATTCAAAACTGCAAGTCATTCACAAAGATCTCAAAACAAGCAATATTTTGTTGGATGCGGATCTTAATCCTAAAATCTCAGACTTTGGCCTTGCAAGAATCTTTGGAGGCAATGAAAGAGAAGCAAGAACGAGAAGAATTGTTGGTACCTA CGGCTACATGTCTCCTGAATATGCTTTTGATGGAAAATTCTCTGTGGAGTCCGATGTTTTTAGCCTTGGTGTAGTTTTGCTAGAGATAGTAAGTGGCAAAAGGAACAGAGGGTTCCGCCATCTTGATCATCAACACAACATTCTCGGGCATGTAAGTAAGTATGGTATGGTTGTCCAAACTCATGTCTTTTAG
- the LOC104451388 gene encoding G-type lectin S-receptor-like serine/threonine-protein kinase SD1-1, translating into MSWNGWTKAASRRVDQRSGALASSSGRTMTATTLATATTAAATNERKGASGWLSHGLQSQKEDIDLPLYDFSTIAIATGHFSLTNMIGAGGFGSVYKGNLSLGQEIAVKRLSKGSRQGLEEFMNEVLLIAKLQHRNLVGLLGCCIEGEERMLLYEYMPNKSLDYFIFDDDISFLLAWKSRFDIVLGITTGLLYLHQDSKLQVIHKDLKTSNILLDVDLNPKISDFGLARIFGGNEREARMRRITGTYGYMSPEYAFDGKFSVKSDVFSLGVVLLEIVSGKRNRGFCHPDHQHNLLGHVTWLLWSAGRSLELLYESLCDSFIASPVERCIHVGLLCVQKLPGDRPTMSSVVFVLANEEAILPKPKQPGFYMERVPLSTELSSIREDLYTRNIITITMPEG; encoded by the exons ATGAGCTGGAACGGGTGGACGAAGGCAGCAAGCAGGCGAGTTGACCAGCGGAGCGGGGCGCTGGCCTCCTCGAGCGGACGGACGATGACCGCGACTACTCTGGcaacggcgacgacggcggctgCGACGAATGAGCGGAAAGGGGCGTCGGGCTGGCTGTCGCACG GCTTACAGAGTCAGAAGGAAGACATTGATTTACCGTTATATGATTTTTCGACCATTGCCATTGCTACTGGACATTTCTCACTGACCAACATGATTGGAGCGGGTGGCTTTGGTTCAGTCTACAAG GGAAATCTTTCCCTGGGTCAAGAAATAGCGGTGAAGAGGCTGTCGAAAGGTTCAAGACAAGGCCTTGAAGAATTTATGAATGAAGTACTCCTAATTGCCAAACTTCAGCATAGGAATCTTGTCGGACTTCTTGGCTGTTGcattgagggagaagaaagaatgtTACTATATGAGTATATGCCAAATAAAAGCTTGGATTATTTCATTTTCG ATGATGACATAAGCTTCTTGTTAGCATGGAAAAGTCGCTTCGACATAGTTTTAGGAATCACGACAGGACTGCTTTATCTTCATCAAGATTCAAAACTGCAAGTCATTCACAAAGATCTCAAAACAAGTAATATTTTGTTAGATGTGGACCTCAATCCTAAAATCTCAGACTTTGGCCTTGCAAGAATCTTTGGAGGCAATGAAAGAGAAGCCAGAATGAGAAGAATCACTGGTACCTA TGGCTACATGTCTCCAGAATATGCTTTTGATGGAAAATTCTCTGTGAAATCCGATGTTTTTAGCCTTGGTGTAGTTTTACTAGAGATAGTAAGTGGCAAAAGGAACAGAGGGTTCTGCCATCCTGATCATCAACACAACCTTCTTGGGCATGTAA CATGGTTGTTGTGGAGCGCAGGCAGGTCCTTGGAGCTTCTATATGAATCTCTATGCGACTCCTTCATTGCATCCCCAGTAGAGAGATGCATTCATGTTGGTTTGCTATGTGTCCAAAAGCTTCCTGGAGATAGGCCGACAATGTCTTCAGTCGTTTTCGTGTTAGCCAACGAGGAAGCAATCTTGCCAAAGCCTAAACAGCCCGGTTTCTATATGGAGAGAGTTCCATTGAGCACAGAGCTATCTTCAATAAGGGAAGACTTATACACAAGGAATATCATTACGATCACCATGCCAGAAGGTTGA